Within Candidatus Rubrimentiphilum sp., the genomic segment CGTTCACTGCAGCGGCTGACCCAAGTCTTGCCGGAACTGAACACGACCCTCGAGCAATCCTCGCCGTTCGATTCGATCGAAGACGCCATCAAAGATATCCGCGCCGGCAAGATGATTATCGTGCTGGACGATGAGGATCGCGAAAACGAAGGCGATCTCGTCATGGCCGCGCAGATGGCGACGCCCGAGTCAATCAATTTCATGCGCAAGTACGCCGGCGGTTTGATTTGCGTGCCGGTTATCGCCAAGCGCCTTGACGAGTTGCACCTCCCGCAAATGGTCTCCGAAAATAGCGCGCTGCACGAAACCGCGTTCACTGTTTCGGTTGAAGCGCGCGGCCGCACGACGACCGGCATCTCGGCGCACGATCGCGCCGCGACGATCGCCGCACTCCTCGATCCCGCAACCAAACCGTCCGACCTGCTGCGTCCAGGACACACGTTTCCGTTGCGTGCGCGCGACGGCGGCGTGCTCGTGCGCGCGGGCCAAACCGAAGCCGCGGTCGATCTCGCGCGTTTGGCGGGCCTTTATCCCGCCGGCGTTATCTGCGAGATCATGGCGGAAGACGGCAAGATGGAGCGGCTCGACGGTCTGGTCGCGTTTGCGAAAAAACACAACCTCAAACTCGTGCTGGTGAAAGATCTCATCGCCTACCGCTGGCGCACGGAAAAGCTGCTGCATCGCATCGCTGAATTCAAACTTCCGACGCCGCTCGGCGAATGGACCGGCTACGCCTACGAAAACAGCATCGACAAGAATACGCACGTTGCGTTGGTGATGGGCGAGATCGGTGACGGCAAAGACTTGCTCGTGCGCGTCCACTCCGAATGTTTAACCGGCGACGCGTTGCACTCGATGCGCTGCGACTGCGCCGACCAGCGCGACGGCGCGATGCGGATCATCGCCGATGAAGGGCGCGGCGTCTTTCTGTATCTGCGACAAGAAGGCCGCGGTATCGGCCTGGCCAACAAATTGCGTGCCTACGAATTGCAAGACAAAGGCGCGGACACGGTTGAAGCCAACATCGCGCTCGGCCTGCCGGTCGACAAACGCGACTACGGTATCGGTTCGCAGATTTTGGCGGATCTCGGCGTGAAAGAGATGCGCATCATCACGAACAATCCGCGCAAGATCTTCGGCCTTGAAGGCTATGGCTTGAAAATCGTGGACCGCGTTCCGATGCAGACGCCGTCGACGCAATTCAATCGCAAATACATGGCGACCAAACGCAGCAAGCTCGGCCACATGCTCGAGCCCGCCTTGCCGCACGGCGACCATCCGTGAGCCTCGATTGCAGCGGTAAACGGTTCGCCATTATCGTTGCGCGGTTTTATCCGCAGATCGCCGATTGGCTTGAAGAAGGCGCGCGCCGCGGGTTAGCCGAGTGCAACGTACGCGAGCAAGACGTCACGACCTACAACGTCCCGGGCTGCTTTGAATTGCCGCTGGCCGCCAGCCGCCTCATCGCGGCGGACAAGGCTGATGCAATCGTCGCGCTCGGTGCAGTCGTGCGTGGGGAGACGGCGCACTTCGATTACGTCGCGGGCGAAGCGGCGCGCGGCATCATGAACGTCCAGGTGGCAACGGGCGTCCCGATTGGCTTCGGCGTGCTCACCACCGACACGCTCGCCCAAGCCGAACAGCGTGCCGATCCCAAGCGCGGCGACAAGGGCTATCACGCCGCGCTGGCGGCCGCGACGCTGCTGGGCATACCGCCCGATTCAGCCCGCGAAAGCGTAGGATTCCGCCGCGCTTAGGGCGGATACCAAGGGCCTGCTACTACCCGGAGGCTCGTTTCCTTTGGAAGACAAGACCATCACCTGTAAAGACTGCAGTCGAGATTTCGTTTTCTCCGTTCGCGACCAGCAATTCTACGCTGAGAAAGGGTTCCAAAACGAGCCGCAACGCTGCCGCGATTGCCGGCAGGCGCGCAAGGCTCCAGGAGCCGCGGCGGGCGGAAATCGCCCAAGCCACGAGGCGGTCTGCGCGGAATGCGGCACTAACACGACCGTGCCGTTCAAACCGCGTGGTGATCGTCCCGTGTACTGCCGGACGTGCTACACGGCACACGCGCCGGCCGCATCCGTCTAGCGATCGAAACCCCGCAAGCCGTTCGGTGGACCGGCGACGCGATCGAATACGTCGATCAGCGTCTGCTTCCGCATGAAACCGTCGTCCGCCGCGCGACGACGGCGGAAGAATTAGAAGCCGCCATAAAAACGCTGGCCGTGCGCGGCGCGCCGTGCATCGGCGTCTTTGGCGCGTACGGCGTGGCGCTCTTGCGCAAGCAAATCACCGACGACAAACAGTTTGAAAAAGCGGTCGAGCGCGTGCGCAGCGCGCGGCCGACGGCCGTGAATTTACGCTGGGCGATCGATCGGGTGCTGAAATCGAAGGACATGCTCGCCGAAGCGCAAGCGATTCACCAGGAACAGCACGAGATCGACCGGCGCATCGCTGAGTCGGCGGCGGAGCTCATCGCACCGAATGCGGCGATCTATACGCACTGCCACACCGGTTCGCTCGCCACCGCAGGCGCCGGCACCGCGCTTGGCACGATCATCTTTGCGGCGCGCGCCGGGAAGAAGCCGCGCGTGTTTGTGGGCGAGACGCGTCCGCTCTTGCAAGGCGGCCGCCTGACGTACTACGAGCTTGCGCAAGCCGGCGTTGATGCGACGCTCGTTGTTGATTCCGCGGCCGCCATCTCCATGCAACGTAAAGAAATCGACCTCGTAATCGTCGGCGCCGACCGCATCGCGCGCAACGGCGATACCGCAAACAAAATCGGCACGTACGGTCTGGCGATTCTAGCCGCGCACCACCGCATTCCGTTCTATGTCGCCGCGCCGCGCTCGACGTTCGACTTTACGCTGGAGAACGGCACGAAGATACCGATCGAAGAGCGTTCGCCCGACGAAGTGGCCGGCTTCGGGAAAACGCGCGTGGCCTTATCGGGCGCAAATGCTTACAATCCGGCGTTCGACGTTACACCGAATCATCTCATAACCGCTTTCATTACCGAGTATGGGATTTTACGCCCGCCCTACGGCGAGTCGATCGCCGATCTTGAACTTCGTCCCAGCGTCTTATTTACGCCGCGCTGATAACGTCGTCGGCAGCAGCTTCGCCCGTACGCACGGCGCCTTCCATAAGGCCATGCATTTCGGTCGCGCGTTCGGTCCCGGCAAAGTGAATGCGGCCCGCCGGTTCGTGCAGCACTTGTCCATAGTTCGTGAGCACGCCGGGGGGAAAGTGCGCGATCATGCCGCCGAGCGACCAGGGTTCCGCGGCCCAGTCCGTTTCTAGATGCGCTCTTGGTGATAGCGCTTTGGGGCCAAAGCGTGCGGCGAGCGAGTGCAGCCAGATGTCGCGGCGCTCCGCCGGGTCCATCGTTGCGCCCTTGATGGCTTGCGGTCCGAACATGTAGCTGCTCAGGATCCCGACGTTCAGCGAACGCGGCGACTGATCGAGTGCTACGGGAACGGGCAAGTCGGGCGCCGTGCTAAAACCGTTAAATCCGTCTTTGCGCCAGAACGGTTCATCGTAGATCGTAATGCCGCGAATCGCCGCGCCGGACAGCAAACGGCGCATCAGCTGCCCGTGCATGGGCGGCAGCATCGGGTCGTATTCGATACGGCTGGCCAAAAACGGGGGCGTAGCGACGATGACACGCCGCGCCTCGACGGTTACGCCATCTGCAATCACTTCCACGCCGGTGGCCGTCTGCTTGATGCGCCGCACCGGTGAAGAGAGCCGCAGCGCGCTGCCAAGTTTCGCGCCCATGCGGTTTGCAATTTCGGGGGCTCCGCCGTCAACAAGATGCGTTTCCGTGAAATGGGCGTCGACGTAATACTCAAACTTTCCGCCGCCGCGCGCGAGTACGCAGGCGCCCAGCAGCGACACTTCGCGCGGGTCGGTGCAGAAGAGGGTTGTCATGACCGTTTTCATCATCTTGGCCGCTGTGGGCGTCGGTAAGTTCCACCACGAATCGATCCAAGCACCCAGAGTTTGCGAATCGAGCGATTTCGCGCCCGGCGTTTCCCATGGCTTGCCGACCGGCATTTTTTTTACGATGCGATCGAGATCCCAAAACGCGGTTCCGAGGCCTGCCAGTGAGAAGATGTCCATCGCCGGAATGTCTTTGTAGCGGCGATTCTTTCCGCCTAGATGCAGAAGCGAATCGCCGGTTTCGTATTGCGGATAAACTTCCAGACCGAACTCGCGGCAGAGTTCGAACATACGGTCTTGACGCTTGCCTATCCAGGTGCCGCCGACGGAAACGACGGTTCCGTCGGCAGCCGTTCGATTCCATGCGCGTCCGCCCACGCGATCGCGCGCCTCGAGCAGCGTAACCGTTTGTCCGCGATCCAGCAGCCGCCTCGCTGCGGCCAAACCTGCAAACCCCGCACCCACTACGCAGTAATCGGTACGTAAGTTTTCCATCGGGTTACGCCTTTCGAGAGCGCTAGAGTAGGTTTACCTTGCCGGTCTTCAAGTCGTAAACCGCGCTGACGACTTGCAGTTTTTTCGCAGCGACCGCGGGGCCGAGAATTGGTTTTTGCGAGGATAGCTTGGCGGCGTTCATGCGCGCGTTTTCAGCGATGGCGTTGACGTATTTGTCGCCGGCCATGCCCTTCGTCGCCTTGACCGCCGGCGTGATCGCATTAACGATCGCGATAATGTCGCCGGGCGCAGATGCTTTCGGATTTCCGTATGCGTCGACGGTCGCGTGCACTGCACCGCAATTCGAATGGCCCAACACCATGAGGAAGGGCGAGTCAAAATGCGCGAACGCGTATTCGAATGAACCGATGCCGCCCGTCTCGGCGTAATTGCCGGCGACACGGACGACGAACAAATCGCCTAAGCCCTGATCGAAAATGAGTTCGGGCGGGACGCGGGAGTCGGCACAACTCAGGATCATTGCAAAGGGGCGTTGGCTGCCGGAGAGCTCGTCGCGGCGGGCCGTCAGGTCGCCGTGAACCGTCTTGCCGGCCATGTAGCGGGCGTTTCCCGCCATTAGGCGGGCGATAATGGCGCTGGCTGCGGGATGGGGCATCGGGGCGGGCTTGGCTGCGGCTAATCTGGCCATCGGCAGACCCGCGAGAGCGGCCCCCGTGACGATTCCGGAGCTTGCCAGAAAATTGCGGCGCGAAATGGACATTTCCACCTCCTCATGGGGGGCGCTTTGGCTCCAACGGGGCGGCCCGCCTTCTCCCCGAATACGCCCGGCGTGAAGTTTTACGACTTTGTCGATAAGCAGCCGGCGATCGGCAAGCTCGTGATTATCGAAGGCGAAGGGCGCTTGTTGGCGGACCGTGCCTTGGAAATAATCGTCGATCGCGTTCTTCCCGACGAGACGCGCGACCTGAATCTCGATCGCTTTCCCGCGAGTGAACTCACCGACACCGGACGCCTCCGCGAAGCGGTGCAGGCGATGCCGTTTCTGGCGCCATCGCGACTTATCGTGATTACCGACGCGCAAACGTTGAAGACAGCGATCCGCCGTGATATTTGGAGCGTCGCCGAAGCCGTGCCGGAAGGTAACACGCTCGTCATCTGCGATCTGCTTTCGCCACGCGCGCAACGCCCGGAGCCATTCGGCGCGATGGCCGGGCGAAGTGCGCTGCGCGTCGACACCTCGGTAAACGATGCCGTGCGCGCGCGCTTTATCGAAGAGACGCTCAAAGAATTAAAAGCAACCGCCGAGCCGCGCGTCGTCGGCGCGCTGTCGGCCAGCAACGCCGATCTCGCCGCTATTCGTAACGACTTACAAAAACTCGCGCTGAGCGGCAAGAAAATAACGTTCAGCGATCTCGAAAGCGAGACGCTTTCGATCGAAGATCCCAAAGCGTACAAATACGCCGGAGCGCTGGTCGAAGGCCGCATCGCCGAAGCGCTTTCCATCGCGCATGAAATGTTTGCCAGCGACCGAAGCGCCGGCGTGCCGCTGGTATATGCGGCTGCGACTGAATGCGGACTGCTCTGGGAGCTCGCCCGCGGCGGCCAACTGAGCGGGCGTTCGGCTTGGCGGTCGCGCGCGCTCGGCCCAATTGCCGCACGCGTCGGCGAACAGCGGGCGCGCCGCGCCTTCGAGCGAGCCATCGGCGCGTTCGACGCTATCGTCACGGGCCGCATCGAAGACCCCGAGCTGGTCGTCGAACTGCTGACCACGGAACTGTCCGCCCTCAGCGCGAAACGTCCAACCACCGCATGAATTACGACTCGTACGCGTCCCCGTTCTCCTGGAGATACGGAAGCGCGGAGCTGCGCGCGCTGTTTTCGGAAAAGGAGCGCCGTAAACTCTGGCGACAGGTTTGGCTTGCGTTGGCGGAGGCGCAATCGCGTCACGGACTGGTTACGAAAGACGAGCTCGAGGATATTCGCGCGCATGCCGGCGACGTCGACATCGAAGCTGCGCTCAAGATCGAAAACGAAATTCACCACGACTTGATGGCCGAAATCCGCGTCTTCGCGTCGCAAGCCAAGACCGGCGGCGGAAAACTGCATCTCGGTTCGACGTCGATGGACGTCGAGGACACCGTTGAAACCTACCGTTTGCGCCGCGCGACCGCGCTGATTGGCGCAGCGCTCGACGAATTGCTGCGCGCCTTTGCGAAAAAGGTTCGCGAGCACGCCGATCTGGTTTGCATGGCGTTCACGCATCTGCAGCCTGCCGAGCCGACGACGCTCGGCTATCGCTTTGCGGTCTACGCGCAAGACCTCTTGATCGACGACACCACGTTGCGCTTCGTCTTCGAAAACCTGACCGCCAAAGGCATGCGCGGCGCGGTCGGCACGTCCGCTTCATACGAACAACTGCTTAATGGCAGCGGCTCGGCGGAGACGTTGGAGAAGGCGGTGCTCGAGCGCTTCGGTTTGACTGCCCGCGAGATTAGCACGCAAACGTATCCACGCAAACTCGACTACATGCTCTTGAGCGCGCTGGCCGGCATCGGCGCATCGCTTTCAAAGTTTGCGGCCGACATTCGCATCCTTAGCTCGCCGGAGTTCGGCGAAGTCTTCGAACCATTCGCCGAAAAACAAGTCGGCAGTTCCGCGATGCCGTTCAAACGTAACCCCATTCTGTGTGAACGCATCGGATCGCTCGCGCGCATGTTGCCCGCGTACGCTGAAGTCGCTTGGCAAAATGCGGCCACGAATTATCTTGAGCGCACGCTCGACGACAGCGCCAACCGCCGCACGATTTTGCCCGAGGCGCTGCTCTGCACCGACGAAATCATTCGCCTCGCGCTGAAGGTTGTGAACGGTTTGACCGTCGAGACGAAGCGCATCGCGGAAAATCTGCGCACGTACGGTCCTTTCGCCGGAACGGAGTCCGTGCTATTGGAGGCTGTGCGCGCCGGCGGCGACCGTCAGGAGTTGCACGAAGTGTTGCGCGCCGCCGCAATGCAATCGTGGAAAGCGATCGCGCAAGGCAAGGAAAACCCGCTCGGCCAGCTCCTCACCGAAGAACCCGAACTCACGAATCGGATCGATCCGGCGGAGATCCGCCGCCTGCTGGAGCCGTCGAAACATATTGGCAATGCAGCGCCGCGCGCATTATTGCTAGCGGCGAAGATCGACGCACTACCAGCCTTTCCGACTCAACCAACGGTGGTGGCGTAATGCGTGTCATCCTGAGGTATCGAAGGACCCTGAGGTATCGAAGGGTTGCTTTAAAATGAACAAAGGCATGGAGATCGCGCACGGCAAGACCAAAGTGCTATACGAAAGCCCCGGTCAGCCGGACATGGCGGTGGTAAAGCAAACGGATGCGATTAGCGCGGGCGACGGCGCGCGGCGCAACGAGATTGCCGGCAAAGGCCGGCTCGCGGCGCAGACAACCGCGCGCGTTTTCCGCTTGCTCAATCTCTGCGGCCTTCCCACGCACTACTTGAGCGGCGGCGAAGACGACGATCAAAACGAAATGCTGGTCCGCCGTTGCAACATGATTCCGCTGGAAGTGGTGGTGCGCGGCGTAGCCGCCGGATCGTTCGTGAAACGCAATCCCGGCATGCAGCGCGGCGCGATGCTGGTTCCGCGCCTGCTCGAGTTTTTCATAAAGGACGACGCCAACCACGATCCGCTCATCACGCCGGACGAAATCGTTTCGCGCAACATCGCGCAGCCGCAAGAGATCGCCGCGATGAGCGAGATCGCGCGCATCACCTTCGAGATCCTCGCGCACGCCTGGCGCAAACGCGATGTAATGCTCGTAGATCTCAAGGTCGAATTCGGCCGGCTGGCAGGCGGCGAGAACCAGGGCCAACTCGTGATCGCGGACGTGATCGACAACGACTCGTGGCGCATCTGGCCCGGCGGCCGCGAAGACCGCATGCTCGACAAACAGATCTACCGCAACCTTGAAAAAGTCGATGACGAAGCTTTGAATTACGTGAAAAGCGCCTACGAACAGGTGGCCGATATGACGGGCGGGTTCCCGGTCATGCGCCCTGGCATGGTGGCGATCTTTGCGGAAAACGCCGAGCAGACGGCGCAAGTCAACGCGCTTTCGCAGGCGCTCGGACAACTCGGCTTGCCGATGATTCGACACGTCGCCAGCGCCGCGAAGACGCCCGGTTTCGTGCTGCAGCTCGTCCAACAGCACGATGCGACATTTGCGCGCCTCATTTACATCGCATTATCCGGACCCGAAGGTGCGCTGCACGCGATGCTCGACGGCACCACGAGCGCGCCGGTCTTTGAAGCGAGCGGCAACGATCCGAATGCGGTCGCGCTGCAATGCGCGAAGGCGCTGGGTCTAGAAGACACCGTGATGTTCGGGCGCACGCTGATGGTGCAGACCAACGCGCGCTCCGCCGTGCTGCAAGCCGACGCCGCGCTCAACATGCAGCCCGGCCCGCCGCCGCCGAACTTTGCCTAAACCAACTTTGGCCTTGCGGCCCGACGAGTTGCGCCGCATCGCTGAAGGCTTGGGACGCGAACCGACCATCGTCGAGCTCCACGCCTTTGATGCGCAGTGGAGCGAGCATTGCTCCTACAAGAGCAGCCGGCATTTGCTCAAACAATTGCCGACGACGGGACCGGACGTTGTACTCGGCCCAGGTGAAGACGCGGGCATCTTGCATCTCGGCGAGCACAACGGCGTGCGTTACGGCGTAGTGATTGCGCACGAATCGCACAACCATCCGTCGCAAGTCGTGCCGTTTGAAGGCGCGGCTACCGGCGTCGGCGGGATCGTGCGCGACGTCTTGTGCATGGGCGCCGAAGTCATCGGCCTGGCGGACTGCTTGCGTTTCGGCCGCGTGGAAGATCCGAACTCGCACCAGCGGTACGTTGCGCAGCAAGTTGTCGATGGGATTGCGGCGTACGGCAATGCGATCGGCGTTCCAAACATTGCGGGCGACGTCTACTTCGACGAAGGCTTTAACGACAATTGCCTGGTCAACGTGATCGCGCTCGGGCTCGTGAAAGAAAGCGAGATCATCCACTCGCGCGCGCCCGAGAACTCCGCCGGCTGGGACATCGTGCTCGTCGGCAAGGCGACAGACGCCAGCGGATTCGGCGGCGCCTCATTTTCCTCGTTGACCCTCGAAGAAGCGAACCAAGAAGCCAACAAGAGCGCGGTTCAAGTTCCCGACCCATTCTTAAAGAATGTGATCATGCGCGCGAGTTATCGCGTGTTCGAATACTTGCGCGAGAAGAAGATCACCGCCGGATTTAAGGACCTCGGCGCCGGCGGGATCATGGGCTGCACGGCAGAGCTGTGCGCGGCGGGAGGCTACGGTGCGATTATCGATCTCGACGACGTAAATGTTGCGGTCGAAAATCTCCCGCCCGAAGTGATTGCGGTCGGCGAAACGCAGGAACGCCTCTGCTGGATTCTACCCGGCGACGCCACGCTCGACGTTCTGCGTATATATAATGAAGAGTTTTCGCTGCCGGAGATCGCGCGCGGCGCTCGCGCGGTCGTGATCGGCGCGGTGCAAAGCGATAAACGGTACGTGATGCGCCACGGCTCCGAAATAGTGATGGACGTCCCGATCGACTTTCTAACAGGCGCGATAAGTGAAGAGCGACCTTCAGCGTGTCATGGTGAGCCCGTCGAACCATCCCCGAGCAGCGCCCAACGGGCGCGTGACGAGGGGCTGCGTCAGCTGTTATCCGGCCTGAACGCATGCTCACGTGAGCCGCTCTTTAAACAATACGACGCGGTCGTGCGCGGAACGACGGTGATTGCGCGCGGAAGAGC encodes:
- a CDS encoding carbonic anhydrase gives rise to the protein MSISRRNFLASSGIVTGAALAGLPMARLAAAKPAPMPHPAASAIIARLMAGNARYMAGKTVHGDLTARRDELSGSQRPFAMILSCADSRVPPELIFDQGLGDLFVVRVAGNYAETGGIGSFEYAFAHFDSPFLMVLGHSNCGAVHATVDAYGNPKASAPGDIIAIVNAITPAVKATKGMAGDKYVNAIAENARMNAAKLSSQKPILGPAVAAKKLQVVSAVYDLKTGKVNLL
- the mtnA gene encoding S-methyl-5-thioribose-1-phosphate isomerase; the encoded protein is MLHGTRAGRIRLAIETPQAVRWTGDAIEYVDQRLLPHETVVRRATTAEELEAAIKTLAVRGAPCIGVFGAYGVALLRKQITDDKQFEKAVERVRSARPTAVNLRWAIDRVLKSKDMLAEAQAIHQEQHEIDRRIAESAAELIAPNAAIYTHCHTGSLATAGAGTALGTIIFAARAGKKPRVFVGETRPLLQGGRLTYYELAQAGVDATLVVDSAAAISMQRKEIDLVIVGADRIARNGDTANKIGTYGLAILAAHHRIPFYVAAPRSTFDFTLENGTKIPIEERSPDEVAGFGKTRVALSGANAYNPAFDVTPNHLITAFITEYGILRPPYGESIADLELRPSVLFTPR
- a CDS encoding FAD-dependent oxidoreductase; translation: MENLRTDYCVVGAGFAGLAAARRLLDRGQTVTLLEARDRVGGRAWNRTAADGTVVSVGGTWIGKRQDRMFELCREFGLEVYPQYETGDSLLHLGGKNRRYKDIPAMDIFSLAGLGTAFWDLDRIVKKMPVGKPWETPGAKSLDSQTLGAWIDSWWNLPTPTAAKMMKTVMTTLFCTDPREVSLLGACVLARGGGKFEYYVDAHFTETHLVDGGAPEIANRMGAKLGSALRLSSPVRRIKQTATGVEVIADGVTVEARRVIVATPPFLASRIEYDPMLPPMHGQLMRRLLSGAAIRGITIYDEPFWRKDGFNGFSTAPDLPVPVALDQSPRSLNVGILSSYMFGPQAIKGATMDPAERRDIWLHSLAARFGPKALSPRAHLETDWAAEPWSLGGMIAHFPPGVLTNYGQVLHEPAGRIHFAGTERATEMHGLMEGAVRTGEAAADDVISAA
- a CDS encoding bifunctional 3,4-dihydroxy-2-butanone-4-phosphate synthase/GTP cyclohydrolase II: MTPFAQELNAAMSAAGLTAAELADRSGLTEAAISYLRSGQREPSYRSLQRLTQVLPELNTTLEQSSPFDSIEDAIKDIRAGKMIIVLDDEDRENEGDLVMAAQMATPESINFMRKYAGGLICVPVIAKRLDELHLPQMVSENSALHETAFTVSVEARGRTTTGISAHDRAATIAALLDPATKPSDLLRPGHTFPLRARDGGVLVRAGQTEAAVDLARLAGLYPAGVICEIMAEDGKMERLDGLVAFAKKHNLKLVLVKDLIAYRWRTEKLLHRIAEFKLPTPLGEWTGYAYENSIDKNTHVALVMGEIGDGKDLLVRVHSECLTGDALHSMRCDCADQRDGAMRIIADEGRGVFLYLRQEGRGIGLANKLRAYELQDKGADTVEANIALGLPVDKRDYGIGSQILADLGVKEMRIITNNPRKIFGLEGYGLKIVDRVPMQTPSTQFNRKYMATKRSKLGHMLEPALPHGDHP
- a CDS encoding phosphoribosylaminoimidazolesuccinocarboxamide synthase; its protein translation is MNKGMEIAHGKTKVLYESPGQPDMAVVKQTDAISAGDGARRNEIAGKGRLAAQTTARVFRLLNLCGLPTHYLSGGEDDDQNEMLVRRCNMIPLEVVVRGVAAGSFVKRNPGMQRGAMLVPRLLEFFIKDDANHDPLITPDEIVSRNIAQPQEIAAMSEIARITFEILAHAWRKRDVMLVDLKVEFGRLAGGENQGQLVIADVIDNDSWRIWPGGREDRMLDKQIYRNLEKVDDEALNYVKSAYEQVADMTGGFPVMRPGMVAIFAENAEQTAQVNALSQALGQLGLPMIRHVASAAKTPGFVLQLVQQHDATFARLIYIALSGPEGALHAMLDGTTSAPVFEASGNDPNAVALQCAKALGLEDTVMFGRTLMVQTNARSAVLQADAALNMQPGPPPPNFA
- the purB gene encoding adenylosuccinate lyase, giving the protein MNYDSYASPFSWRYGSAELRALFSEKERRKLWRQVWLALAEAQSRHGLVTKDELEDIRAHAGDVDIEAALKIENEIHHDLMAEIRVFASQAKTGGGKLHLGSTSMDVEDTVETYRLRRATALIGAALDELLRAFAKKVREHADLVCMAFTHLQPAEPTTLGYRFAVYAQDLLIDDTTLRFVFENLTAKGMRGAVGTSASYEQLLNGSGSAETLEKAVLERFGLTAREISTQTYPRKLDYMLLSALAGIGASLSKFAADIRILSSPEFGEVFEPFAEKQVGSSAMPFKRNPILCERIGSLARMLPAYAEVAWQNAATNYLERTLDDSANRRTILPEALLCTDEIIRLALKVVNGLTVETKRIAENLRTYGPFAGTESVLLEAVRAGGDRQELHEVLRAAAMQSWKAIAQGKENPLGQLLTEEPELTNRIDPAEIRRLLEPSKHIGNAAPRALLLAAKIDALPAFPTQPTVVA
- the ribH gene encoding 6,7-dimethyl-8-ribityllumazine synthase; this translates as MSLDCSGKRFAIIVARFYPQIADWLEEGARRGLAECNVREQDVTTYNVPGCFELPLAASRLIAADKADAIVALGAVVRGETAHFDYVAGEAARGIMNVQVATGVPIGFGVLTTDTLAQAEQRADPKRGDKGYHAALAAATLLGIPPDSARESVGFRRA
- the purL gene encoding phosphoribosylformylglycinamidine synthase subunit PurL, whose product is MRPDELRRIAEGLGREPTIVELHAFDAQWSEHCSYKSSRHLLKQLPTTGPDVVLGPGEDAGILHLGEHNGVRYGVVIAHESHNHPSQVVPFEGAATGVGGIVRDVLCMGAEVIGLADCLRFGRVEDPNSHQRYVAQQVVDGIAAYGNAIGVPNIAGDVYFDEGFNDNCLVNVIALGLVKESEIIHSRAPENSAGWDIVLVGKATDASGFGGASFSSLTLEEANQEANKSAVQVPDPFLKNVIMRASYRVFEYLREKKITAGFKDLGAGGIMGCTAELCAAGGYGAIIDLDDVNVAVENLPPEVIAVGETQERLCWILPGDATLDVLRIYNEEFSLPEIARGARAVVIGAVQSDKRYVMRHGSEIVMDVPIDFLTGAISEERPSACHGEPVEPSPSSAQRARDEGLRQLLSGLNACSREPLFKQYDAVVRGTTVIARGRADAGVIAPVPGAPFGVALSVGRSVSEAVRKVVAVGARPIGLTDCLNFGNPNNEEHYAQLVRAVSDLANDAKKFELPFVSGNVSLYNESSSGTAIPSSPIIGCVGVVDDLRNIVTLGFKHPESDLYFIATPGLAVVCEAMAKRLVLSASALGSDGLLNAAARMAFAADNDFGAEFGGAQAFVDQFDGWLIEVADPEAFAHLAATRIPSEAWRRVGTTTVADLEGEVDISVGESAHDLDELRAAWSKPLTEIYA